A region from the Stigmatella erecta genome encodes:
- a CDS encoding MotA/TolQ/ExbB proton channel family protein yields MIPLMSGLLDGLLLAAAPEGGKLGVVDSVVKFFKDGGPFMFVNLFWFACSLAVAAERFFTLMFRYNLHAPPFMEQISKLVMTGNVDRAVKLCSAAPNAPLAKVIRAGLTRANRGEIEVAKAVEEALVEHTPHVGARIPWLWSLANIATLVGLVGTIFGLIGTFQALGNVPAEQKQQLLSDGISKAMNNTAFALSIAVLCIVFHLILTSYSKGMVESVELNALRLENLLSRRNAGEPGDTDTRAA; encoded by the coding sequence ATGATCCCCCTGATGAGCGGACTGCTGGACGGACTGCTGCTGGCTGCGGCTCCGGAGGGCGGCAAGCTGGGCGTGGTGGACTCCGTCGTGAAGTTCTTCAAGGACGGCGGTCCTTTCATGTTCGTGAACCTGTTCTGGTTCGCGTGCTCCCTGGCGGTGGCCGCCGAGCGCTTCTTCACGCTCATGTTCCGCTACAACCTCCATGCGCCGCCCTTCATGGAGCAGATCTCCAAGCTCGTCATGACGGGCAACGTGGACCGCGCGGTGAAGCTGTGCAGCGCGGCGCCCAACGCCCCCCTGGCCAAGGTCATCCGCGCCGGGCTCACCCGCGCCAACCGGGGTGAAATCGAGGTGGCCAAGGCCGTGGAGGAGGCCCTCGTGGAGCACACCCCGCATGTGGGGGCGCGCATCCCCTGGCTCTGGTCCCTGGCGAACATCGCCACCCTGGTGGGGCTGGTGGGCACCATCTTCGGCCTCATCGGCACCTTCCAGGCGCTCGGCAACGTGCCGGCGGAGCAGAAGCAGCAGCTGCTCTCGGACGGCATCTCCAAGGCCATGAACAACACGGCCTTCGCGCTCTCCATCGCGGTGCTGTGCATCGTCTTCCACCTCATCCTCACCTCGTACTCGAAGGGCATGGTGGAGAGCGTGGAGCTCAACGCGCTGCGGCTGGAGAACCTGCTGTCGCGCCGCAACGCCGGCGAGCCGGGCGACACGGACACGCGGGCCGCCTGA
- the topA gene encoding type I DNA topoisomerase, whose protein sequence is MATRKKKADETGTEAEETAAKKKAKRPAAKKAAAKKKTASKKRKDAGSLATVEVSADEEEEAAPRGKGPHYLVVVESPAKAKTIKKYLGTGYTVKASVGHVKDLPKSKIGVDVEHDFQPEYQVIKGKEKVLNELKKAAKAVDKVFLATDPDREGEAIAWHIFEELGHKDSYRVLFNEITKKAIQEAIAQPRQLNQESYDSQQTRRILDRLVGYQISPLLWKKIRRGLSAGRVQSVAVRLICEREDEIKAFQPQEYWTLDALLEGASGPPPFKAKLSKIDGKKVELKDRQTTDGLVAELQGAAFSVAKVDRRERRRNAPAPFITSKLQQEAANRLHFTAKKTMTLAQRLYEGIPMGEEGQTALITYMRTDSTRLSDDAVKQVREYIGGHYGGDYLPEEPVAYRSKKNAQDAHEAIRPVSLEYPPERVRPFFDQMGEEDMFRLYELIWNRFVACQMKPAVYDQTSADIAAGRATFRASGSTLKFPGYLKVYGAGLTPEEEAANEKAKAAGDEAAESAEATGELPPLNEGDTLRLQKLLNEQHFTQPPPRFSEATLVKELEERGIGRPSTYAAILSTIQDKKYVEKLEGRFRPTDLGVMTNEMLVKHFPKEMAVAFTADLEEKLDQISEGGASWKAVLHDFYGPFKETLEKAEAEMRDVKREEIKTDIPCEKCGNPLVIKFGKMGHFLACSNYPDCKNTKDFKRDAEGKIVIVEEETTDEKCENCGKPMVIKRGRFGRFLACSGYPDCKTSKPISIGVNCPDCKQGYLTERRSGRGKIFFGCNRYPDCKFAAWDRPLAESCPQCQSPYLLQKFSKRDGVYVACPNKECDYRREVQQPAEASAPSAA, encoded by the coding sequence CAAGAAGAAGACGGCCTCCAAGAAGCGCAAGGACGCGGGCTCGCTGGCCACGGTGGAAGTGTCGGCCGACGAGGAAGAGGAGGCCGCGCCGCGTGGCAAGGGCCCGCACTACCTGGTGGTCGTGGAGTCGCCCGCCAAGGCGAAGACCATCAAGAAGTACCTGGGCACGGGCTACACGGTGAAGGCCTCCGTGGGCCACGTGAAGGACTTGCCCAAGAGCAAGATCGGCGTGGACGTGGAGCACGACTTCCAGCCCGAGTACCAGGTCATCAAGGGCAAGGAGAAGGTGCTCAACGAGCTGAAGAAGGCGGCCAAGGCCGTGGACAAGGTGTTCCTGGCCACGGACCCCGACCGCGAGGGCGAGGCCATCGCCTGGCACATCTTCGAGGAGCTGGGCCACAAGGACTCCTACCGGGTGCTCTTCAACGAGATCACCAAGAAGGCCATCCAGGAGGCCATCGCCCAGCCCCGCCAGCTCAACCAGGAGAGCTACGACTCGCAGCAGACGCGGCGCATCCTGGACCGGCTCGTCGGCTATCAAATCTCGCCGCTGCTCTGGAAGAAGATCCGCCGTGGGCTGTCCGCGGGCCGCGTGCAGTCGGTGGCCGTGCGGCTCATCTGCGAGCGCGAGGATGAGATCAAGGCCTTCCAGCCCCAGGAGTACTGGACGCTGGATGCGCTGCTGGAGGGGGCCTCGGGCCCGCCGCCCTTCAAGGCCAAGCTCTCCAAGATCGACGGCAAGAAGGTGGAGCTGAAGGACCGCCAGACGACCGACGGGCTGGTGGCGGAGCTGCAGGGCGCGGCCTTCAGCGTCGCCAAGGTGGACCGCCGCGAGCGCCGCCGCAACGCGCCCGCGCCGTTCATCACCTCCAAGCTCCAGCAGGAGGCGGCCAACCGGCTGCACTTCACCGCCAAGAAGACGATGACGCTCGCCCAGCGCCTCTACGAGGGCATTCCCATGGGCGAGGAGGGCCAGACGGCGCTCATCACGTACATGCGTACGGACTCCACGCGCCTGTCGGACGACGCGGTGAAGCAGGTGCGCGAGTACATCGGCGGCCACTACGGCGGGGACTACCTGCCCGAGGAGCCCGTGGCGTACCGCAGCAAGAAGAACGCCCAGGACGCGCACGAGGCCATCCGGCCCGTGTCCCTGGAGTACCCGCCGGAGCGCGTGCGCCCCTTCTTCGACCAGATGGGCGAGGAGGACATGTTCCGGCTCTACGAGCTCATCTGGAACCGCTTCGTGGCCTGCCAGATGAAGCCCGCCGTGTATGACCAGACGAGCGCGGACATCGCCGCGGGGCGGGCCACGTTCCGCGCCTCGGGCTCCACGCTGAAGTTCCCCGGCTACCTCAAGGTGTACGGCGCCGGGCTGACGCCCGAGGAAGAGGCGGCCAACGAGAAGGCCAAGGCCGCGGGCGACGAGGCCGCCGAATCGGCGGAGGCCACCGGCGAGCTGCCCCCGCTCAACGAGGGCGACACGCTGCGCCTGCAGAAGCTGCTCAACGAGCAGCACTTCACCCAGCCGCCCCCGCGCTTCTCCGAGGCCACGCTGGTGAAGGAGCTGGAGGAGCGCGGCATCGGCCGCCCCTCCACCTACGCGGCCATTCTGTCCACCATCCAGGACAAGAAGTACGTGGAGAAGCTGGAGGGCCGCTTCCGGCCCACGGACCTGGGGGTGATGACCAACGAGATGCTGGTCAAGCACTTCCCCAAGGAGATGGCCGTCGCCTTCACCGCGGACCTGGAGGAGAAGCTGGATCAGATCTCCGAGGGCGGCGCGAGCTGGAAGGCCGTGCTCCACGACTTCTACGGGCCCTTCAAGGAGACGCTCGAGAAGGCCGAAGCGGAGATGCGCGACGTCAAGCGCGAGGAGATCAAGACCGACATTCCTTGCGAGAAGTGCGGCAACCCGCTGGTCATCAAGTTCGGGAAGATGGGCCACTTCCTGGCCTGCTCCAACTACCCCGACTGCAAGAACACCAAGGACTTCAAGCGGGACGCCGAAGGGAAGATCGTCATCGTGGAGGAGGAGACCACGGACGAGAAGTGCGAGAACTGCGGCAAGCCCATGGTGATCAAACGGGGCCGCTTCGGGCGCTTCCTCGCCTGCTCGGGCTACCCGGATTGCAAGACTTCCAAGCCCATCTCCATCGGCGTGAATTGCCCGGACTGCAAGCAGGGCTACCTCACCGAGCGCCGCAGCGGGCGGGGGAAGATCTTCTTCGGCTGCAACCGCTACCCGGACTGCAAGTTCGCCGCGTGGGACCGGCCCCTGGCGGAGAGCTGCCCCCAGTGCCAGTCGCCCTACCTGCTGCAGAAGTTCTCCAAGCGGGATGGCGTCTACGTGGCCTGTCCCAACAAGGAGTGCGACTACCGGCGCGAGGTTCAGCAGCCGGCCGAGGCAAGCGCTCCCTCTGCTGCGTGA
- the trmFO gene encoding methylenetetrahydrofolate--tRNA-(uracil(54)-C(5))-methyltransferase (FADH(2)-oxidizing) TrmFO, whose protein sequence is MPEAKPRVTVIGGGLAGSECAWQLARRGVAVTLREMKPHKRSPAHKTDQFAELVCSNSFRSDNPESAIGLLHAELRAVGSLILGRADTHRVPAGDALAVDREQFSDAVTQAVREHPLVEVVGGEVETLPDGLVVVATGPLTSDALTRELERYVGQKLYFYDSIAPIVSGDSIDLDIAFRQSRYGKGDGDDYFNLPMNREEYYRFIAEVKAGQKLTPHSFEEPKYFEGCLPIEVMAERGDDTLAFGPMKPVGLMDPRTGQAPYAVVQLRMEDRAGTAWNMVGFQTRLTWGEQKRIFTTCIPGLKDAEFLRMGQIHRNTFIDSPRLLDKDLSLKAERRLFFAGQITGVEGYVESSACGYLAALAVHARLTGQELVPPPATTALGSLYRHVTGEAHPPDYPHQPSNIIFGLFPPLPGRVKKAEKRARYAARAQEDLLTWLPTVAVGPTLQRSA, encoded by the coding sequence ATGCCGGAAGCGAAGCCGCGCGTGACAGTGATTGGTGGAGGGCTGGCGGGCAGCGAGTGTGCCTGGCAGCTCGCCCGGCGAGGGGTGGCGGTGACGCTGCGGGAGATGAAGCCCCACAAGCGCTCGCCCGCCCACAAGACGGATCAGTTCGCCGAGCTGGTGTGCTCCAACTCCTTCCGCTCGGACAACCCGGAGAGCGCCATCGGGCTCCTGCACGCGGAGCTGCGCGCGGTGGGCTCGCTCATCCTGGGCCGGGCGGACACGCACCGGGTGCCGGCCGGCGATGCGCTCGCGGTGGACCGGGAGCAGTTCTCGGACGCGGTGACGCAAGCGGTGCGCGAGCACCCGCTGGTGGAGGTGGTGGGCGGCGAGGTGGAGACGCTGCCGGACGGGCTGGTGGTGGTGGCCACCGGGCCGCTCACCTCGGACGCGCTCACGCGAGAGCTGGAGCGGTACGTGGGGCAAAAGCTCTACTTCTACGACTCCATCGCGCCCATCGTCTCCGGGGACTCCATCGACCTGGACATCGCCTTCCGCCAGAGCCGCTACGGCAAGGGCGACGGGGACGACTACTTCAACCTGCCGATGAACCGCGAGGAGTACTACCGCTTCATCGCCGAGGTGAAGGCGGGCCAGAAGCTCACCCCGCACAGCTTCGAGGAACCCAAGTACTTCGAAGGGTGTCTGCCCATCGAGGTGATGGCGGAGCGGGGCGATGACACGCTGGCCTTCGGGCCGATGAAGCCCGTGGGGCTGATGGATCCGCGCACGGGCCAGGCGCCCTACGCGGTGGTGCAGCTGCGCATGGAGGACCGGGCGGGCACGGCGTGGAACATGGTGGGCTTCCAGACGCGGCTGACCTGGGGCGAGCAGAAGCGCATCTTCACCACCTGCATCCCGGGGCTGAAGGACGCGGAGTTCCTGCGCATGGGGCAGATCCACCGCAACACGTTCATCGACTCGCCGCGGCTGCTGGACAAGGACCTGTCGCTGAAGGCGGAGCGGCGGCTGTTCTTCGCGGGACAGATTACCGGGGTGGAGGGCTACGTGGAGTCCTCGGCGTGCGGCTACCTGGCGGCGCTGGCGGTGCATGCGCGGCTGACGGGGCAGGAGCTCGTCCCGCCCCCGGCCACCACGGCGCTGGGCTCGCTGTACCGGCACGTGACGGGCGAGGCGCACCCGCCGGACTACCCGCACCAGCCCTCGAACATCATCTTCGGCCTGTTCCCGCCGCTGCCCGGGCGGGTGAAGAAGGCCGAGAAGCGGGCGCGGTACGCGGCGCGGGCGCAGGAAGACCTGCTCACGTGGCTGCCCACCGTGGCCGTGGGCCCAACCCTTCAGAGGAGCGCGTGA
- a CDS encoding ExbD/TolR family protein, giving the protein MAFYFSRRKLKPREEEETGELNIVPYLDILMNLIIFMLLSITGLASFGILNVSAPSYGGPSAGVQQDPGDQPKLTLSVLISRKGYFVNSENAILGDGTAPTIPLKADGGYDFEALGANMLEIKKAFPTETKVIIAADADVPYDTLIQTMDTCRETPGSPRRLLFPDVTLAGF; this is encoded by the coding sequence ATGGCGTTCTACTTCTCGCGGCGGAAGCTGAAGCCTCGTGAGGAAGAGGAGACGGGGGAGCTGAACATCGTCCCCTACCTCGACATCCTCATGAACCTCATCATCTTCATGCTGCTGTCGATTACCGGTCTGGCCTCGTTCGGCATCCTGAACGTGAGCGCGCCCAGCTATGGCGGCCCGTCCGCGGGCGTCCAGCAGGACCCTGGGGATCAGCCCAAGCTGACGCTCAGCGTGCTCATCTCCCGCAAGGGCTACTTCGTCAACAGCGAGAACGCCATCCTGGGCGATGGCACCGCGCCCACCATCCCCCTCAAGGCGGATGGGGGCTACGACTTCGAGGCGCTGGGGGCCAACATGCTGGAGATCAAGAAGGCCTTCCCCACGGAGACCAAGGTCATCATCGCCGCGGACGCGGACGTGCCCTACGACACGCTCATCCAGACGATGGACACGTGCCGGGAGACACCGGGCTCGCCCCGGCGGCTCCTGTTCCCGGACGTCACGCTGGCGGGGTTCTGA
- a CDS encoding ExbD/TolR family protein, translated as MAGAPVSPVKTPAQEEQLLRMRYRKAMARKKRKERDAAGEIKELNITAMMDMMTILLVFLLKSFASSSASVTASEDVRPPISTTRATPRDTVAVTITPKNILVGDKEVVRLVNGQVPADQLQGRLVLGLDAQLKKEVEKLKYIADRNPAAPFSRELSIIGDKKVPYDMLLTILYTAGQNELENYRFVVLMKEGAE; from the coding sequence ATGGCTGGCGCGCCCGTCTCCCCCGTGAAGACCCCCGCGCAGGAAGAGCAGCTCCTGCGGATGCGCTATCGCAAGGCGATGGCGCGCAAGAAGCGCAAGGAGCGCGACGCCGCGGGCGAAATCAAGGAGCTGAACATCACCGCGATGATGGACATGATGACCATCCTCCTGGTGTTCCTGCTCAAGTCCTTCGCCTCGTCGTCCGCGTCCGTGACGGCCTCGGAGGATGTGCGGCCCCCCATCTCCACCACGCGCGCCACGCCCCGCGACACGGTGGCCGTCACCATCACCCCCAAGAACATCCTGGTGGGCGACAAGGAAGTGGTGCGGCTGGTGAATGGGCAGGTGCCCGCCGATCAGCTCCAGGGGCGGCTCGTGCTGGGGCTGGACGCCCAGCTCAAGAAGGAAGTGGAGAAGCTGAAGTACATCGCCGATCGCAACCCGGCGGCCCCCTTCAGCCGGGAGCTGTCCATCATCGGGGACAAGAAGGTCCCCTACGACATGCTGCTCACCATCCTCTACACCGCCGGCCAGAACGAGCTGGAGAACTACCGGTTCGTGGTCCTCATGAAAGAGGGCGCGGAGTAG
- a CDS encoding gliding motility protein: MRFRRLVMVGALAALCGVGCKREESSGAGGAAAPSRSKGALVGGMGTLLAPGKAADLRVTPDGQFLTYLMEAKKPRLDGIPPQMVLGELYLVPAAGGTPRKLGEGVTNVPGGLLFTPKPGHVLFLGGYNPASQSGALYAQPLADPTAEPVKLGTNVTYMLPSPDGQRVAFVDGGVLKLGPLPRGPFQDVGGEVSTAQFTPDGKVLFFKRKLAAAGGLAAVRVEQPAEAPRKLGDYVGDYEVSKDGRHVAWQVRSEAVRGMYDLFIADLADLKPRKVSTGTKAFGFSPDSQWLARTENGKPEELGELTVGPANGGAGRKVGERVEEFSFAPDSGALGFLERYDPSARAGLMSVVKLPDGTTKQVGNRVPNFTWGSEGKYVAFLSRFLKPIYSVDLMLYEVGAEASEKVHPGVFGYGFTPGDREVVFRTNCIREGRACDFKALALPKTQAEPATWLQSIFSYKLSSDGQRILVSYARMDSDAYDVAVYDVKTQARKTLEQRVQIPAYFAGEGDSLVVFLVSQGAAPGVYTAPAQP; the protein is encoded by the coding sequence ATGCGGTTTCGTCGTCTCGTCATGGTGGGAGCGCTCGCGGCGCTCTGCGGCGTGGGGTGCAAGCGCGAGGAGTCCAGTGGCGCGGGCGGGGCGGCGGCCCCCAGCCGGAGCAAGGGCGCGCTGGTGGGCGGCATGGGGACGCTGCTGGCCCCGGGCAAGGCGGCGGACCTGCGGGTGACGCCGGATGGGCAGTTCCTCACCTACCTGATGGAGGCGAAGAAGCCCCGGCTCGACGGGATTCCCCCGCAGATGGTGCTGGGGGAGCTGTACCTCGTCCCGGCCGCGGGCGGCACGCCGCGCAAGCTGGGCGAGGGCGTCACCAACGTGCCGGGCGGCTTGCTCTTCACCCCGAAGCCGGGGCACGTGCTGTTCCTGGGTGGCTACAACCCGGCGAGCCAGTCCGGGGCGCTGTACGCGCAGCCGCTGGCGGACCCCACCGCCGAGCCGGTGAAGCTGGGCACCAACGTGACGTACATGCTGCCGAGCCCGGACGGGCAGCGGGTGGCCTTCGTGGATGGCGGGGTGCTGAAGCTGGGCCCGCTGCCGCGGGGGCCCTTCCAGGACGTGGGCGGCGAGGTGTCCACGGCCCAGTTCACCCCGGACGGCAAGGTGCTGTTCTTCAAGCGCAAGCTGGCGGCCGCGGGCGGCCTGGCGGCGGTGCGGGTGGAGCAGCCCGCGGAGGCCCCGCGCAAGCTGGGGGACTACGTCGGCGACTACGAGGTGTCCAAGGACGGCCGCCATGTGGCGTGGCAGGTGCGCAGCGAGGCCGTGCGCGGCATGTACGACTTGTTCATCGCGGACCTGGCGGACCTGAAGCCCCGGAAGGTGTCCACGGGGACGAAGGCGTTCGGCTTCTCGCCGGACAGCCAATGGCTGGCGCGCACGGAGAACGGCAAGCCCGAGGAGCTGGGCGAGCTGACCGTGGGCCCCGCCAACGGGGGCGCCGGGCGCAAGGTGGGCGAGCGCGTGGAGGAGTTCTCCTTCGCGCCGGACTCCGGGGCGCTGGGCTTCCTGGAGCGGTATGACCCCTCGGCGCGCGCGGGGCTGATGAGCGTGGTGAAGCTGCCGGACGGCACGACGAAGCAGGTGGGCAACCGCGTGCCCAACTTCACCTGGGGCTCGGAGGGCAAGTACGTGGCGTTCCTCTCGCGCTTCCTCAAGCCCATCTACTCGGTGGACCTGATGCTCTACGAGGTGGGCGCGGAGGCCTCGGAGAAGGTGCACCCGGGCGTCTTCGGCTACGGCTTCACGCCGGGGGACCGGGAGGTCGTCTTCCGCACCAACTGCATCCGCGAGGGCCGGGCGTGTGACTTCAAGGCGCTGGCCCTGCCGAAGACGCAGGCCGAGCCGGCCACGTGGCTCCAGAGCATCTTCAGCTACAAGCTGTCCTCGGACGGCCAGCGCATCCTCGTCTCCTACGCGCGCATGGACTCGGACGCCTATGACGTGGCCGTCTACGACGTGAAGACGCAGGCCCGGAAGACGCTGGAGCAGCGGGTGCAGATCCCCGCCTACTTCGCGGGCGAGGGGGACTCCCTCGTCGTCTTCCTCGTCAGCCAGGGCGCCGCGCCCGGCGTGTACACCGCCCCGGCCCAGCCCTAG
- a CDS encoding TraR/DksA family transcriptional regulator, with product MTRVNELLRIRELLQRRRREILTVSLGTHRELDALKEQEKDPEYEEGAQSELADYTLSSLVEAQRREIMLIDAALRRMDENVFGECVDCGTEIPLERLEAMPFAIRCEEDATSHELETRGGRMAMPSL from the coding sequence ATGACTCGAGTCAATGAACTGCTGAGAATCCGAGAACTCCTGCAGCGCCGCCGCCGGGAAATCCTCACGGTGAGCCTGGGGACCCATCGGGAGTTGGACGCGCTCAAGGAACAGGAGAAGGACCCCGAGTACGAGGAGGGGGCCCAGTCCGAGCTGGCCGACTACACGCTGTCCAGCCTGGTCGAGGCCCAGCGCCGGGAGATCATGCTCATCGACGCCGCGCTGCGGCGCATGGATGAGAACGTCTTCGGGGAGTGCGTGGACTGCGGCACCGAGATTCCGCTGGAGCGCCTGGAGGCCATGCCCTTCGCCATCCGCTGCGAGGAGGACGCCACCAGCCACGAGCTGGAGACGCGCGGCGGACGCATGGCCATGCCGTCCCTGTAG